A region from the Natronomonas salsuginis genome encodes:
- a CDS encoding YeeE/YedE family protein: MTSDRNPLFMLLILVGGLIFGFGLGFSHMARPEVVINFLTFEDFGLLFVMFGGSIVAGIAFWTLPRLRDSAPLTGKPYGRRLKPFDRNVLIGGSVFGVGWGLAGICPGAAYASLGVGNWVILYAIGGMFLGAYAQGVWRSRNVTTNAAVPSDD, from the coding sequence ATGACATCCGATCGCAATCCGCTGTTCATGCTGTTGATCCTCGTCGGCGGGCTGATCTTCGGGTTCGGACTCGGATTTAGCCACATGGCGCGTCCGGAGGTCGTCATCAACTTCCTGACGTTCGAGGACTTCGGCCTGCTGTTCGTGATGTTCGGCGGTTCGATCGTCGCCGGAATCGCTTTCTGGACCCTCCCGCGGCTTCGGGACAGTGCGCCGCTGACCGGCAAACCGTACGGACGCCGGCTGAAGCCGTTCGACCGGAACGTCCTGATCGGCGGGTCGGTCTTCGGCGTCGGTTGGGGACTGGCGGGAATCTGCCCCGGCGCGGCCTACGCCAGCCTCGGCGTCGGCAACTGGGTGATCCTCTACGCGATCGGCGGGATGTTCCTCGGTGCGTACGCCCAGGGCGTCTGGCGGAGCCGGAACGTGACCACGAACGCCGCCGTTCCAAGCGACGACTGA
- a CDS encoding inorganic phosphate transporter has product MTGFILPFAIALVASAFMAWALGAGSSGSTPFAPAVGANAISIMRAAFLVGFLGFAGASLQGASVSEAVGSELIVGLTLPTVAVIVVLVTAAGLMAIGIVTGYPIATAFTVTGVVIGSGLALGGDPAWEKYAEIATMWLLAPIVGGGLAFGIARILPRDDVPERFSVPILAAAVGAIVVNVEFALLASGEEMASVAATVGTAFPTPWIGWIVVTSAAAGVALAVVYWRIAVAIDNGLRSFLLVLGGLVAFSAGASQVGLAVGPLVPLVDGTMITVTALATGGGVGLLLGSWTAAPRMIKAVAQDYASLGPRRSIAALFPSFAIAQVAVLYGIPVSFNQIVVSAIVGAGVAVGGSDVIGKRKIGVTVGAWIGSFLLAFAIGYGVLSVYP; this is encoded by the coding sequence ATGACGGGGTTCATCCTCCCGTTTGCAATCGCCCTCGTCGCCAGCGCGTTCATGGCGTGGGCGCTCGGCGCCGGTTCCAGCGGTTCGACGCCGTTCGCTCCGGCCGTCGGCGCGAACGCGATCTCGATCATGCGCGCGGCGTTTCTCGTCGGCTTTCTCGGGTTCGCCGGCGCGAGCCTACAGGGGGCGAGCGTCTCCGAAGCGGTCGGCAGCGAGTTGATCGTCGGGCTGACACTCCCGACCGTCGCGGTGATCGTCGTGTTGGTGACCGCCGCCGGGTTGATGGCCATCGGCATCGTGACCGGCTACCCGATAGCGACCGCCTTCACCGTCACGGGGGTCGTCATCGGGTCCGGGCTCGCGCTCGGCGGCGATCCAGCGTGGGAGAAGTACGCCGAGATCGCGACGATGTGGCTGCTCGCTCCCATCGTCGGCGGCGGACTCGCGTTCGGGATCGCACGTATTCTCCCGAGAGACGACGTTCCAGAGCGGTTCAGCGTTCCGATACTCGCGGCCGCCGTCGGCGCGATTGTCGTCAACGTCGAGTTCGCGCTGCTCGCGTCCGGCGAGGAGATGGCGTCGGTGGCCGCCACCGTCGGGACCGCGTTTCCAACGCCGTGGATCGGTTGGATCGTGGTTACGAGTGCGGCCGCGGGCGTCGCGCTCGCGGTCGTTTACTGGCGCATCGCCGTCGCCATCGACAACGGACTCCGGTCGTTTTTGCTCGTCCTCGGCGGTCTCGTCGCCTTTTCGGCTGGCGCGAGCCAGGTTGGACTCGCCGTCGGACCGCTCGTGCCGTTGGTCGACGGGACGATGATCACGGTGACGGCGCTCGCGACCGGCGGCGGTGTTGGGTTGCTCCTCGGCTCGTGGACCGCCGCCCCGCGGATGATCAAGGCGGTCGCACAGGATTACGCGTCGCTCGGACCGCGTCGGTCAATCGCGGCGCTGTTTCCCTCGTTCGCCATCGCTCAGGTCGCCGTCCTGTACGGGATCCCCGTCTCGTTCAACCAGATCGTCGTGAGCGCGATCGTCGGTGCCGGCGTCGCCGTCGGCGGCTCCGACGTCATCGGCAAGCGAAAGATCGGCGTCACCGTCGGCGCGTGGATCGGTTCGTTCCTCCTCGCGTTCGCGATCGGATACGGCGTGTTGAGCGTCTACCCGTGA
- a CDS encoding thioredoxin family protein yields MGNSESAKRPSSVDRPARITDEDDLDAFISGSDVALVEFYTEGCGICRSMEPVLGNLARELDAAVGLINPRDDPPLVERFDVRSVPLFVLFVDGSPAARRADGFISGDDLAAWVSENSPTPASGR; encoded by the coding sequence ATGGGCAACAGTGAGTCCGCGAAGCGACCGTCGTCGGTGGATCGGCCGGCGAGGATCACCGACGAAGACGACCTCGACGCCTTCATTTCGGGGTCAGACGTCGCGTTGGTCGAGTTCTACACGGAGGGATGTGGCATCTGCCGGAGCATGGAGCCGGTGCTCGGTAACCTCGCCCGCGAACTCGACGCCGCAGTCGGCCTGATAAACCCCCGAGATGATCCGCCCCTCGTCGAACGGTTCGACGTCCGGAGCGTCCCACTTTTCGTCCTCTTCGTAGACGGTTCACCGGCGGCTCGGCGCGCGGATGGATTCATCAGCGGCGACGATCTCGCGGCGTGGGTTTCGGAGAATTCGCCCACCCCAGCGTCGGGTCGATGA
- a CDS encoding geranylgeranyl reductase family protein — protein sequence MSPESYDIVVVGGGTSGCFAAATAAQKGLDVAVLERKTAEEGGRIACGDAIKGTSTFPDVIDLDYLREESFTNEGITLARFENPKTNENLDIGFRGGSGAIVDRKRYGEVLLEEAERAGAEIHYETVVQDVVQNGAVRGVTATKRGSVVEYEADVVIDAAGSLSLLQDKADFDGTTFDTNVNYQQFCSAYREVIELDDPVDWHNAIVFKPTAELGYLWYFPRTPTEINVGLGFQMNKEPMELVEHLKRDVQSREEFEGATVKDKLGAALPTRRPLDSAVAPGYMAVGDAAAHVNPCTGGGIPGAAKAGTWAAEAAMEAIADGTTDDEDALWEYNRRVQTDFGKRFAAMDLYNIWGGTYDVDELVDIVSAMPGQQLADALALEGTASMSWPLKIKTAVKTFGHWGTLFELKKLNDLATELKSVYDDYPTTSNGFDNWQSRRDSLMDDLYELTGADPKY from the coding sequence ATGTCCCCCGAATCGTACGACATCGTCGTCGTCGGTGGCGGAACATCCGGGTGTTTCGCCGCGGCGACGGCGGCCCAGAAAGGCCTTGACGTGGCCGTCCTCGAGCGGAAGACAGCCGAAGAAGGTGGCCGAATCGCCTGTGGCGATGCGATCAAAGGAACCAGTACGTTCCCCGACGTGATCGATCTCGACTACCTCCGCGAGGAGTCGTTCACCAACGAGGGGATCACGCTCGCGCGCTTCGAGAACCCGAAGACGAACGAGAACCTCGATATCGGCTTCCGTGGCGGAAGCGGCGCGATCGTCGACAGAAAGCGATACGGCGAGGTGCTCTTGGAGGAGGCCGAACGCGCCGGCGCGGAGATCCACTACGAGACCGTCGTCCAGGACGTCGTCCAAAACGGCGCGGTTCGCGGCGTCACGGCGACGAAGCGCGGCTCGGTCGTCGAGTACGAAGCGGACGTGGTGATCGACGCCGCCGGATCCCTGTCGCTCCTGCAGGACAAGGCCGATTTCGACGGGACGACGTTCGACACGAACGTCAACTACCAGCAGTTCTGTTCGGCCTATCGCGAAGTGATCGAACTGGACGATCCCGTCGATTGGCACAACGCGATCGTGTTCAAACCGACCGCCGAGCTCGGCTATCTGTGGTACTTCCCGCGCACGCCGACTGAAATCAACGTCGGATTGGGCTTTCAGATGAACAAAGAGCCGATGGAGCTGGTCGAACACCTCAAACGCGATGTCCAAAGCCGCGAGGAGTTCGAGGGCGCGACGGTGAAGGACAAACTCGGGGCCGCCCTCCCGACCCGTCGCCCGCTCGATTCGGCGGTCGCACCGGGCTACATGGCGGTCGGCGACGCGGCCGCACACGTCAATCCCTGTACCGGTGGCGGAATCCCGGGCGCGGCGAAGGCCGGGACGTGGGCCGCGGAGGCGGCGATGGAGGCCATCGCCGACGGGACGACCGACGACGAGGACGCACTCTGGGAGTACAACCGTCGCGTCCAGACGGACTTCGGCAAGCGCTTCGCCGCGATGGATCTGTACAACATCTGGGGCGGCACCTACGACGTCGACGAACTCGTCGACATCGTGAGCGCGATGCCGGGCCAACAGCTCGCTGACGCGCTGGCGCTCGAAGGAACGGCCTCGATGAGTTGGCCGCTGAAGATCAAGACCGCGGTAAAGACGTTCGGCCACTGGGGAACGCTCTTCGAGCTGAAAAAGCTCAACGACCTCGCGACCGAACTCAAATCGGTGTACGACGACTATCCGACGACGAGCAACGGATTTGACAACTGGCAGTCTCGGCGGGATTCGCTCATGGACGATCTCTACGAGTTGACCGGCGCTGACCCGAAGTACTGA
- a CDS encoding MFS transporter has translation MQYRYVALALCTLAFTATMVARLVISPVVPQITADFAVSKGAVGLALSGMWAAYAVSQFPSGILSDRLGERRVILAALGLTASTSVLLALAPSYPVFAITAVVLGAGAGLHYSVATSFFARHFDQVGRAIGIHVTGAPIAGLVAPVAAAAVGVRYGWRPALLLGAAVAIPIFALFWLQIDRTPPARPDVRMRSQLEIGPLRELLGRPQIRYTMLLSVGGAFSWQATASFLPTFLIEHHGYSAAGASLLFSGYFVVHGATQPLLGTLSDRFGRDGIAALAFGSGVVGYGSLVAGAEAVVLAAIPLVGIAMSWGAPVQSRFIDVLGASEQATGFGLVRTGYMMVGALGSVVVGTLADVFGWQAAFGAVVAVLVFECLLAVLLTLRDRP, from the coding sequence GTGCAGTATCGATACGTCGCCTTGGCGCTGTGCACCCTCGCGTTCACCGCGACGATGGTCGCCCGCCTCGTCATCAGTCCGGTCGTCCCGCAGATCACGGCTGACTTCGCCGTCTCGAAGGGGGCCGTCGGCCTCGCGCTGTCGGGGATGTGGGCGGCGTATGCCGTCTCGCAGTTCCCGAGCGGCATCCTCTCCGATAGACTCGGCGAGCGTCGGGTCATCCTCGCCGCACTCGGGCTGACCGCCTCTACGAGCGTCCTGTTGGCTCTCGCGCCTTCGTATCCGGTGTTCGCGATCACGGCGGTGGTTCTCGGTGCCGGTGCCGGCCTGCACTACAGTGTGGCGACCTCGTTTTTCGCCCGACACTTCGATCAGGTGGGTCGGGCGATCGGAATCCACGTGACCGGGGCCCCAATCGCCGGACTTGTCGCGCCCGTCGCGGCGGCGGCGGTCGGCGTGCGCTACGGGTGGCGGCCGGCGCTACTGTTGGGCGCGGCGGTCGCGATCCCGATCTTCGCGCTGTTTTGGCTTCAAATCGACCGGACGCCGCCAGCACGACCCGACGTTCGAATGCGCTCGCAACTCGAGATCGGCCCGCTCCGCGAGCTACTCGGCCGACCGCAGATCAGATACACGATGCTCCTCTCGGTCGGTGGCGCGTTCTCCTGGCAGGCGACGGCGTCGTTCCTCCCCACCTTTCTCATCGAGCATCACGGATACTCGGCGGCGGGCGCGAGCCTCCTGTTTTCGGGGTATTTCGTCGTGCACGGGGCCACACAACCGCTCTTGGGAACGCTCTCGGATCGATTCGGCCGCGACGGGATCGCCGCGCTCGCGTTCGGAAGCGGCGTGGTCGGCTACGGATCGCTCGTGGCCGGCGCGGAAGCTGTCGTGCTTGCAGCTATCCCACTCGTGGGGATCGCGATGTCGTGGGGGGCGCCGGTCCAATCGCGATTCATCGACGTCCTCGGTGCCAGCGAACAGGCCACCGGGTTCGGACTCGTCCGAACGGGTTACATGATGGTTGGCGCGCTCGGAAGCGTCGTCGTCGGGACGCTCGCGGACGTGTTCGGGTGGCAAGCCGCGTTCGGTGCGGTCGTGGCCGTGTTGGTGTTCGAGTGTCTGCTCGCGGTGCTGTTGACACTCCGCGACCGACCGTGA
- a CDS encoding aldo/keto reductase, translating into MANQHREIPDRNGMPGFGLGTWQNDDPDACAESVRTALDIGYRHVDTAQIYRNEAAVGRGLAAADVDREEIFLATKVWTNKLAHDDVIESTEESLERLGTDYLDLLYVHWPSGEYDPEGTLSAFEQLQADGRIERIGVSNFEPEHLEAARDAIDAPIFANQVEMHPLLQQRELREICADAGIELVAYSPLARGDVFDVDVLSEIADANGVSEAQVSLAWLREKAVTPIPKATGSDHIRDNWASLSLELSDDEIERIDSIDTERRKVNPDFGPSAW; encoded by the coding sequence ATGGCAAATCAACACCGCGAGATACCCGATCGGAACGGCATGCCGGGATTCGGCCTCGGCACGTGGCAGAACGACGACCCGGACGCCTGTGCCGAGTCGGTCCGAACCGCGCTCGATATCGGGTACCGACACGTTGATACGGCCCAGATCTACCGCAACGAGGCCGCGGTCGGTCGCGGCCTCGCCGCGGCGGACGTCGACCGCGAGGAGATCTTTTTGGCGACGAAGGTGTGGACCAACAAGCTCGCACACGACGACGTGATCGAGTCGACTGAAGAGAGCCTCGAACGCCTCGGGACCGACTACCTCGACCTGCTATACGTCCACTGGCCCTCCGGCGAGTACGATCCCGAGGGCACGCTGTCGGCGTTCGAACAACTCCAAGCCGACGGCCGCATCGAGCGGATCGGCGTCTCGAACTTCGAACCGGAGCATCTCGAAGCTGCCCGCGACGCCATCGACGCGCCGATCTTTGCGAATCAGGTCGAGATGCACCCGCTGCTCCAACAACGTGAACTCCGCGAGATCTGTGCCGACGCGGGAATCGAGCTGGTCGCGTACTCGCCGCTGGCCCGCGGCGACGTCTTCGACGTCGACGTACTGTCGGAGATCGCCGACGCGAACGGCGTCAGCGAAGCGCAGGTCAGCCTCGCGTGGCTCCGCGAGAAGGCAGTGACGCCGATCCCCAAAGCGACCGGCTCCGATCACATCCGCGACAACTGGGCATCGCTATCGCTCGAACTGAGCGACGACGAGATCGAACGCATCGATTCGATCGACACCGAGCGCCGGAAAGTCAATCCCGACTTCGGTCCGAGCGCGTGGTAG